The following DNA comes from Chloroflexota bacterium.
GTAGAGCAGGATGAGGAACAAAATCGGACTCATCAGGAAGCCGCTCACGCCGTAGATAGCATAGATGAGGGCGGTGAAGGCGAGGCTCTCCACGGCAAACCGCAGGCTCAACGGCTCGCGGCGCACCAGCCCCAGGGCGCCGAACGCCAGAATGTACAACAACCCCATGAGCAAGACCATCCACGGCCCCATACCGATAACCTCCTGGCAAAACAAGGCCCTTGTCCAGAACGACAAGGGCCTTGCCTGGACGACACGATGCTCTACTTGAACAGGTCGCGAGCGGTGCGCTCCAACATCGTTACGCCGCGGACCTCTGTCTCGTAAAGCGGCACGATGGCCCGCACCGAGTCCCCGAAGGTTCGGTGAATGACCTCCATATACTCGTCCTGCATGGCAATACGGTTACGGACGAAGTCAGGCGTCGTGGCGTTCACCGTGCTCTTGTCAATGACCATGTTCACCACAACGCCACCGACCGGGATGCCGAACTCGTTGAACCAATTGATGAACCGCGTGATGACCGCGATAGGAAGCGCCTCGGGCAGCGTTACGAAGAAGAACGCCGTCTTTTCCGCATCGGTGAGGAGTTCCTTCGCGTGCGCCATACGGTCCTTGAAGCGCAGCAGGTACTCCATGAGGGGGTCCTTCTCCTGCTTCTTCTTGCTGTACGACAGCAGTTCCCGCAGGCTCCTGGCCTCCTCGCGGCTCTGCACCATCTTGTTGACCCACAGCGAGTAGACCGAGGACATGCCCAGCAGGCGGCGCGCGTTGGCCGTCGGCGCGGTGTCAAAGACGTAGGCCTCGTACTTGTCCTCAAACATGATGTCAATCATGTTCTCAAACATGGCCGACTCTTCAAAGGCCGGGTTCATCGTCGCCGATTCCACGAACTCGTCCGCCTTGGTCTTGATATCCGCGAACTTCAGGAACCACTCTATCTTCTCGCGGATTTCCTTCTTGGACTTTTCTATCGTCTCGCGCGTATCAATCTCATGCGCCCAGAGGTTGTTCACCCCCATTACGGGCGTGGGCTTGCCGAAAACATCCTGCCCCAGAAGGCTGCTCAGGCTGTGGACGGGGTTGGTGGAGGCCAGGAGCGTGCGCTTGCCCTGCTGCGCGAGCCACAAGGCGGCTGTGCCGGCCATGACAGTCTTACCGACGCCGCCCTTGCCCCCGAAGAAGACGTACTTCATTTTCGGGTGTTCGGCGAGGAATTGCTGCGTTGTCTTGGTGATCATGCGCCATTACCTCCAAACATCGCATTGGCGACTTTCTCTATCATCGGCAAGCCGGTGATGTCCCGCTCAAACTCGGGCACCCACGCCAGCACTTCGCCGCCGAAAGTGCGGTTGATCTTGTCCAGATACTGCCGCTGCATCTCAATGCGGTTGCGCAAATACGCGGGGATGTTCTGCTGCGCCAGTTCCACAGGGATCACGCGGTTGACGATGTAGCCAGACAAGGGCACGTTGAACTTGGCGAACAGCCCCGCCGCCTTCTGCGTGTCCAGGATAATCATCTCTTCCGGAACCAGCACGAAGAAGAAGGCCGTCTTCTGCTTGTCGGTCAGGATACCCGAAGAGGTATTGATGCGATTCTTAATGTAGAGCAACTCCTTCAGAATCTTGTCCTCTTCGGTCTCCTTCTCCCGCCTCATCACGGCTGCCACTTTCTCGTACTCGGCCATCTCCTCGCGCAGCGCCGTGATCTTGTCAATCCACTGGTCGTACACGGATGCCATGCTGAGGTAGTAGAGCGCGTGGCCCAGGGGCACCAGGTCGTAGATGTAGTAGTCGTACTGTCCCCCCACGACGATGTCCACCACCTCGTCAAAGATGGCGCTTTCCTCCATGGCGGGTTCTGCCGCTGCGGCCTGGATGTAGTTCTCAATCTCCTGGGGCACCTCGGGCAGGCCGTACATGTCCAGAATCTTGCGGCGAATCTCGTCCTGGTACTCCTTGATGCGTTTGTCTGCATCAATCTCTTGAGCATACAAATTCGGCATGATTTCTACAGGGCCCTTGCCGAAGATGTCTCGTTGGAAAATATCCGAAAGCGAAGCCTGCGGATCCACGGAGAACACCAGAACGCGATAGCCCTTCTTGGCCAGCCAGTACGCCGTGGCAGCGGAGAATGTGGTCTTCCCCAGACCACCCTTGCCCCCAAACATAATGTAGCGACGGTCGGGATTCTTTTCAAAAACCTCTGCTAATGACAAGGCCCATCACCCCTTTCTAGGTTTTGTAGAGTGCGCTTTCAGGACGACCGCAGCGCACTACGCGAGTGCGTCGGTCAGGTCGCGCTCGCGGAGCATGCGCCGCTTCCACGTGGCGATCTGCGGCACCACATACGGGAGCAGCCGCAGCGAGTAGTACGGCGGGAGAATCGGGATCCCCAGCAGGTCGCCCATGGTGATCAGGATGAACAGGTGCTCCATGCTCCCGCGCGTCTTCAGCGCGAATCGCGCCATGTCGTGCCCCGCCATCCCATACAGCACGCTCTTGGTGGTGTCAAGGAACCGTCTCAGCACATTGGGTTTCTCTTCCTCGCTCATGTTCGTACCTTCCTCCCTATCCAATTTCGGAATCAAACAGATCCGTAAGGTCTCTTTCCCTCAGGATGCAACGCTTCCAGCGGTCCAGCATGGGTACGGTGTACGGAATCAAACGCAAGGAGTAGTACGGTGGCAAGATCGGCAAGCCGATGATGTCGCCGAACACGACCAGGACGAAAAACCGCTCCAGTTCGCCGCGCTGCTTTTGCAGTTCGCGCACCCAGTCATACACGGTCATCCCGTAGATGATCTGCCCCAGCGTGCGCCAAGCGCGCCGAAGTCTGCTCTCCTCACATACCTCTTCGCCCATCGTTAGGCCGTTCCCAGCGCCCGTATCTGGCGCTTCATCCACGTGGCATGGGCGATCTCATCTTGCAGGTGCTCCGTCAGCATGGACAGCGTATCCTCATCGTCCATGATCTCGGCGATGGCCATCGCGTAGTGCTTGATGGCCGTCTGCTCCTCGCCCAGTTCCAGGCGCAGCATCTCGGCCGTGGGGAGCGCCTGGCTGCCGACGGCGGCGACCCGGCCCGCGACCGTGGCTGCCCCCCCTGGCTCCAGCGGCCGCCCGCCGATTTCCCGTATGCGGCGCGACAGGTTGGCCGCGTGCTCCTGCTCCACTTCCAGAATCGCCTGAACACCCTCCGCGACAGCCGCCTCTGGGATCGCCTTCGCATGGGCCGCGTACATCTCTACAGCGGCCAGTTCCGCCTTCAGAGCGTCCTGCAGAATTGCAATAATGTTTTGCTTAGACATCCGTGCCTCGCTTTCTACGCGCCGGAGCCGACGGCTACCGGAATGAACAAGACGGGTACGGTTGCGCGCCGCCGCACCTTGTCTTCCACGTTCCCCATCAGCCACCGCGACAGGGCGGTTCGCGGGTGCACGGGCATCGCGATCAGGTCGCAGCCGTTCTCGGCCGCATACGTCGCAATGGCCTCTGCCTCGCCGCGTTCGGTGAAAATCACCTCGCCCGCGAAGGCGACGCCGGCATCCTTGCTCATCGCCCCAAGCCGTGCAAACTCGGCCTCCGCGGCGTCGCGCAATCGCGCCCCGCGAGACCCAAGTTCCACCTGTACCTTGTCAAAAAACGCTTCGCCCGAGGATACAATGGGGATCACTCGCAGCCCGAGGATGGCCGCGTTGTGCACCTGCGCCAGCGAAATGATGTGCCGCGCCGTGTCGTCCGGCACACCTGCGGAATCAATGGGCAACAGAATCTTGCGATACATGGTTTCCCCTCGGCCCCATCAGGGCCTCCAACCGGGGTATCAACCCCGCCTCGGCCTGCTCCAAACCGACAAACTTCTCGCGGGCGCCCAGGATGAAAGTAGGGTAGCGCCGCACGCGGTACCGCAGCGAGAGAAACAACCCACGAAGGGATCGCGGATCCGACCAGCGGATGACCAACCCGTTGCCCGCAATCTGAGACAGCCGCCGGACCAGGCCTAGCGTCGCCTCAAAGTCGCCCCGCCACTGTTCAGGATACGCATCCTGTCCCCTGTCAAGCCCGGCGTCGCTCAGAACAACCTGGCAAGTAAAGCACAAACCAACCCTTTCTAGAATCGGTGCGATCACCTCTAGCAGGATTGGTTTGCGTACCATACCATCACCCATTTGTAGATTCTACCCACACGACATCCTGACGGAAATTTACAAAAACATTGTACGTCATCCAATCCATTCCGTCAAGAACGGCAGGTAGGCGCGATGGGAGAGCCCCATTGCTCTCCCATCGCTGAGATCGCACCTTGCGCCGCTAGGCCTTGGCCTTGGCCAATTCAGCGCGATACCGCCGGATGGCGCTCACTCCATCCCACGCCAGGACGCCGGCAGCAACAACCAGGATGAGCGCCACAAGGCCAATGATGACCTGCGCGGCGGTGAACTGCCCAACGTTGGCGATCTTGTTCGCCACCGGATCCGCCGTCTTGGGCAGGTTGATGAAGAACGCCTCATAGGCCTTGTACAGCAGGGCGCCGATGGTGGTAACGAACATGAACACGAACGGCCAGAAGGTCCACTGATAACTCTTGCCCTTGGACATCAGCCACAGCGTGATGAGCAGCAGGGCCAGGGACGCCATCAGTTGGTTGGCCGCGCCGAACACCACCCAAATCTGCAGGAAGGGCACCAGCCAGATGAGGGCCAGCGTCAGCAGCAGGGCGATGATGGTACCCACGTGCATGTTGCGGATGGCGGGGAACTTGTCGCCCAGGGCCTCGGCGCTGGCGACGCGCATGAAACGCACCACCAGGTACATGATGGTCAGGGCCATCAGGGTCAGGAACACCATCCCGTAGGCGGTTCCGAACCCTTCGCCAAGCAGTTTGTCCACGCCCCACTTGTTCATGAACACCGACAGGCCCTTGGCAAAGACCGCCGCCGCGCCACCCGCCTTGACATAGCCATCGTAACTGCCGAAGGCCACCGTCGCGGTCAGGAACGCCATGGTCGCAAAGAACATCTCAAAGAACATGGCGCCGCCGCCCACGAAGATGGCATCGCCTTCGCGCTCCAACTGCCGTGCCGTGCCCGACGACGACACCAGGCTATGCCAGCCCGAGATAGCGCCGCACGCAATCGTTACAAACAGGATGGGCCACAACGGGCCAAGCCCGGGCACGTTGAACATCCGATAGGCCGGGAAGTCGCCCATGCCAGGCCGCCAGATGAGCAACCCGATCAGCCCGCCCAGGACCCCCAGGCTCACGATCCAGAACGCCACGTAGTTGATCGGCTGCGCCCAGCGCCAGATGGGCAGCACAGACCCGAAGTAGCAGATCACGACGACCAGCAGGCTTCCGATGAACTTCGCCAGCGTAACGTCCAGGAACAGTTTCGGGCTAGCCGCGCCGCCGGTAGTCCCGTAGAGGGCCGAGAAGAAGTCCCGCACCGCCGGCGCCATGCCCACCCAGACGCCCACAAGGGCAAGCACCACCGTGACCACGGTCGTCAGAAGAATGTCCTGCTTCCACTTGTAGGTCATCTGGCCGGCCAGCAGGCCCACCAGGATCACGATGATCACCCCCAGAGGCACCGCCGGGTTGGTCAGCAGCACGAAGCCAACCTGGACCCCGAACGCGCCCATGATGAGCCACAGGTAGAAGTAGATAAACGTGAGGAGGATCATCCGGGAGCGGGGCGAGATCAGGCGATAACTCAACGCACCGAAGGTCTGACCTTCCTCACGGACGCCCATGATGATGCTGCTGTAGTCCTGCACCCAGCCGATGAAGAAAGTGCCGAGCACAATCCACAGCAGCGCGGGGAGCCAGCCCCACTGTACGGCTACAATCGGCCCGAGGATGGGGCCAAGGGCGGCAATGGACTTGAACTGGTAGCCAAAGAGGACGTTGCGGTTTGCGGGGATAAAATCCACGCCATCCATGTACATCTTCGCGGGAGTGGCCTTTTGGTTATCGGGCTGGATGACGCGGCGGTCAATGGACTTGGCATAGAGACCATATCCCACGGCGATCCCGACAGCGGCGATGACGAGGACAACCAGAGCGTTCATCTCCTACTCTCCTTACTTCATTCGCGACTGAATTCGGACGACCAATCGGTGAAACGGACTCCGCCAAATGAAGCGAACGACCGGATCAGCCCCGGCATCACCTCCCTTCCGCGAGCACAGAAAACCCACCAACGTCGGCAACCCCGCTTAGGCAACTCTATTCTACCACCAACTTTCGCATTTGTCAATAGGTTCTGATACGCGTTATGTAAACACGCGCAAACTTTCCCAAACGAATAACAACGCTCCTGCCCAAAAGTTGCGCCGCCAACGGGGTCAACCTTTTCCCCACGGCCCCTTTTACAGCCGCTGGTCAGGCGTGGAAACCCGA
Coding sequences within:
- a CDS encoding ArsA family ATPase, which produces MITKTTQQFLAEHPKMKYVFFGGKGGVGKTVMAGTAALWLAQQGKRTLLASTNPVHSLSSLLGQDVFGKPTPVMGVNNLWAHEIDTRETIEKSKKEIREKIEWFLKFADIKTKADEFVESATMNPAFEESAMFENMIDIMFEDKYEAYVFDTAPTANARRLLGMSSVYSLWVNKMVQSREEARSLRELLSYSKKKQEKDPLMEYLLRFKDRMAHAKELLTDAEKTAFFFVTLPEALPIAVITRFINWFNEFGIPVGGVVVNMVIDKSTVNATTPDFVRNRIAMQDEYMEVIHRTFGDSVRAIVPLYETEVRGVTMLERTARDLFK
- a CDS encoding TRC40/GET3/ArsA family transport-energizing ATPase, with translation MSLAEVFEKNPDRRYIMFGGKGGLGKTTFSAATAYWLAKKGYRVLVFSVDPQASLSDIFQRDIFGKGPVEIMPNLYAQEIDADKRIKEYQDEIRRKILDMYGLPEVPQEIENYIQAAAAEPAMEESAIFDEVVDIVVGGQYDYYIYDLVPLGHALYYLSMASVYDQWIDKITALREEMAEYEKVAAVMRREKETEEDKILKELLYIKNRINTSSGILTDKQKTAFFFVLVPEEMIILDTQKAAGLFAKFNVPLSGYIVNRVIPVELAQQNIPAYLRNRIEMQRQYLDKINRTFGGEVLAWVPEFERDITGLPMIEKVANAMFGGNGA
- a CDS encoding ferritin-like domain-containing protein, with translation MSKQNIIAILQDALKAELAAVEMYAAHAKAIPEAAVAEGVQAILEVEQEHAANLSRRIREIGGRPLEPGGAATVAGRVAAVGSQALPTAEMLRLELGEEQTAIKHYAMAIAEIMDDEDTLSMLTEHLQDEIAHATWMKRQIRALGTA
- a CDS encoding universal stress protein, which produces MYRKILLPIDSAGVPDDTARHIISLAQVHNAAILGLRVIPIVSSGEAFFDKVQVELGSRGARLRDAAEAEFARLGAMSKDAGVAFAGEVIFTERGEAEAIATYAAENGCDLIAMPVHPRTALSRWLMGNVEDKVRRRATVPVLFIPVAVGSGA